The window GTAGGTTGATAATGAAAATTGGGTGGAAAAACTGTTTTGGCTATTTTTTCTGGGGCTTGTTCTTGATGAATGTTGAAGGGAATGCTAAAAAGATATTCATCTGGGTTTTTCTTAATATATGTGGATGTTTTGGTATAGCTAGTTGAttgagatgatgatgatgaatgaTATGACTGAGTTGAATAAGGGTCATATTGATTGACTAATGCCGTTTGGTAATTGGGACGTGGTGTTTGCTAATTTGGTCTGAGGTTTCCTATTGTGAAATCTAAGGGGGTGAAACAGTTGGTAATGGCTAAGGCTGATGAAGAATCTTGGCTTGATTCTTGTTTtactggtggtggtggtagagtGGCTGGAAGCCTCCTCTGATCAGTTCTTTTTCTTGTCATTCTGTCCTTGCAAAAATTGTTTGGTTAGGAAATCAGAGATGCAATTTTGGCTGCCTTTAATATATTCaatgtcaaaataaaaaatacttaatatggcttgccatcgtacaaaaatctgttttgatgcaatgttttgaacatctttttgtagaacatgttttgcagatttgcaatcAACCCTGACTAAAaacttttgatttaataaattatcttgAAATTTGATAATGCATAATACTAtagataatatttctttcttaatagtactataattactTTGTGCTGGATTCCATACTCCTGAATGGAAACTAACAATTTGTTTAGGAGATCCGGAAGAAATTGACCATTTGAGAATACCCCCGTAACCAATGTTAGAGGCATCAGTTTCAACAATTTTGAAGGAATTAGGAGTTGGAATGCTAAGACAGGGCAAAGTCTTAACAtgtgatttgatttgtttgactaTGGAAGTATGAGTATTGGACCATGATGAGGGATTTTCTTTTAGACGATCAAACAAGGGTTTGCATTGTTGTCTAAGACGTGGATAAAATTCTTCAACATAATTTAAGGATCCTAGAAATCTCTATAATTGGGGTTTGTCAGTGATTTCATCTGGAAACTTATCTGCAAATTGAATTACTCTATCTATTGGTTGAATGGTTGACTGGTGGATATTGTATCCTAAAAACCTAATTTTGGTTTGGAATAACTTAATTTTAGTTGCTGAGACAACTAATTCATTTGACTTAATTATCTTAGCAAACATGTTTAAGTGTTTCCAATGCTCATCTATCGATTTGGAataaatgagaacatcatcaatgtaaacaatTGAGAAATGACTGTATTGATTAAATATTTCATTCATGATATTCTAAAATTCACTGGGTGCATTCTTAAGACCGAATGACattacattccattcataatgaCCAAAAGGAGTAACAAGTATTGTCTTGTATTTATCTTCCTCATGAATTTGGATTTGCCAAAATCCAGActtcatgtcaaattttgagAAGATTACAACTTGACTAAGTCTCTTAATTAAATCTCTTTTGTTGGGAATTAGATATTGTATCCATTCCAAGACTTCATTAAGAGATTTGTAATTAATGACTAACCTAAGAGTTCCTCTTTCTAATTCAGCATTTTTCTGGACATAAAAAGCAGGACAAGACCAGGGTGATTTGCTTTTTCTAATGATTCCTTTATTGAGAAGTTCTTGGATTTCTTTTTTGCAGAATTCCAGAACTTCTTAACTCATTTGGATTGGTCTAGTTTttgttggtattttcttttcattaaattCCTTATTGTAAGGAAGTCTAACAATGTGTTGTTTTTTGTGCCAAAAGGCATTGGGAATATCCGAACAAATTTCATTAAcaagtttcttttgaaaattgtcAACGCTTTGTAACAAAgatttgtttgttaattgttcttcaattcgtttgtaattaatttcttcttttaagaaaCTAATTTGTTGGGATTTGTTGGTAATAAGATTGATGGATTTtgatatactatttttctggagTTGTCTTAATTTTTTGAGGTTTGTCTCTGTACAAAATTCAAATGTTATTTTTTGTCCTAACATCCCAGCGGTTATGCGATTTTGGTGAACCTTAAAATGATATAGAAGGGCTAGAAAGGGGAGACCTAAAATGACTGGATTAGAAATGTTTTTAATCAAGACAAATGAGGTTTTAAAACAAATATTGACAAACATGggttttcataatttcatatttcaacTACATTGGTGACTGGTTTGCAGCACTAAGTATTTATGATgatttatgaaaatacttaGTAGGAATTAATCCTTCTTGAATAGAATTCAACTCTGCACCTGAATCAATCAAAGCAATTGTGTCTATATGAAAgtcttcaattattattttttattttagaataCCATTTCTGGATTCTTATCTTGTCTAATAaacttaatattaaattttctgTGGACTTTTCTTCAGACTGGGAGCCTGAGTTATGACTTGACGAAGAACTATTATGCTCTTCATCATGAAGGTTTGTAATCTTTTGTGTTTGAACTCTACTGAGTTGTGTATGTATTTCTAGGTTTTTTGATTTTATGAACCTAATTTCTTCCTTGATTTTATTAACTTCTCTCTATAAATCCTTTACTGTGATTTCCTTTTTGGGCTTATTGAACCATTCTAATGTTGTGCTAAGACTGATTTTTTGATATGACTGGGGTTGACTAGTACCGGTTTCTTTTTTAGAGACTAGTTTTTTGAGCTTTTTTAAGTAAAATGATTTTAACTCAGGGTTATCAACTTTACTGATTAATTCAATAAGAatatcttcttgttcttcttgtttattGAGAACTGAAATATTATTACAACAAGTATCAATACATCATATCTTTATATCTAGGGATGATAGACTACTTGAGGATTTGTTGGAAGAAGACGAATTAGAACTTAAATCATCTTCAAATTGACTATGGTTTGTATCTTTTAATTCtaaaacttggattaattgagTTTTCTCTTCCTCAAAGGTCTTCAATTTGTTGATTGTTTTCTTGACTCGACATTTATTTACGTAATGACCGAATTTTCTACACTTGTAGCAATTtcatttttgttcttggtttttgGAGTGGAATTTTCCTAAGGGTTTCCTCTTCCACTTACTGGACTTGGGTTTTTCgtaaaatttatttgtttcaagattcttatttttgaaatttttatgtTTGGAATGTCTCCTACTGGAATACTTATTTGGGTATCTATTTGGATACCTATTGTAgacttctgatttttttttctttttattggaTGGAGCAATAGGAGGTAATCCATATTATTCACAAAATGTTCCTAATTCGTATTTGGCTATTGACTTGTCTTTGTTGACTTGTTTTTAGATTTTCATATCTATAAACATTTTCAATCCTTATTTCTGGataatatttataatattcccaTAAGTAAGGGCATGATATGGTATGACACCTTCTTCATTAACTAAGACATTTCTAATTTTATGGGCAAAAAGGTTTGGTAATCCattaataaatttttctttccaaaatggttgattactatcttctcTAAGCATGACTCTAGACATGAAAACATCCTTGTACCACCTAAAATCACTTAAGGTTGGACATCGTAGAGATCATGAATTATAGAGGTGACATTACTAGGTGTTCCTATAAAATGTTCAATAATGGTAAAGAGTAATGTGTTGACTGCATGTGGGACTCCTTTGTCCTATATGCTCATCAAAAATGGGAattcattcttcatcatttgtaactacattttttatttcatttcttgaTTGTTCAGTGAGGTGTTTTTCCCACCAGGAATGAAGTATTCATGTAAATCCAGTGACCAAGAGGTCGACAACTTGTGTTTGACTAAGATTATGATTGGTAATATAACTATTAGCAACCATGGAGATGTGTTGTAGCTTGTTCAAAAGTTATTGTTCAGATAAACCATCCATattccattcatagagtttatCAGATGAAACTGAGAATTGATTTTgaatgtttctttcttcaaattgaatGTTTGGAGGTGTGGGACTTGGATACCAATTCTTGGTAAGTGTGGTTGGGCTGACTCTTCAATTTGTGATTCGTTTGAGCTTAAGATTTTGAAAGGCTTGTTCTACTTTCTTAATGGAATCTGTTTCAGTTTCGTTTTTTGAATCCCAAATTGTAGAAATTGTTTCTACTTGAGATTCCTCTGCATGTTGCAAGACATTGACTGtcttttcttgttttaattcttgtaacaTTTGGTCTATTCTTTGACTCGTGGAAATTGTTTTCAAGGCAATTGTTCTAGAAGAAGATTCTGGAAATTAACCAAGGGTTTTTCCTATATATTACTTCTTCAAAGACGTTTAATTCCATATAGTTTTCTTGTATTATACATATTTGTTCAAAGATGGTGTAAATTCTACGTAGGAGAGCAGCAAGCTGTGCTTCCATGGGGACATCAAACCAATAGCCACCTCTGCAGAAGTGGCCAATAAAAAACAAGTCGGCCCTTCACAAAATGCGCCGGCAACTCCCTCAAAGACGGCCAACGAGGGTGGCTGTATCGCCCCTTGGAACGTAATATTAGAACAAAATGTTAAATATTGTATAGGAACCCTGATTTGGGCAATTAGCTCCCATTTTATAATGATACGccattatgtatttatttctaTAACCGTTGCCGTACCGTCTCTCTATAATTTCTTGTGTGGCTTCCGCAAGTTCACACAAAACCGATGAGTTATTTGTCTTTAGGGTCCTCAATCCATGTTATTGGATTTGTGTCTCAAATTCTTCAGGTGATGAGATTTACAAAGGTAGGAATACACATTTAAGACAAGTTGGGCACGAGAGTTGCCATGGGAATGGCtaaaaggaaaaggaaggaaACAATGCACAAAAATGTGGTACTGCAACTGTACATGTCTGGCTTCCTTTTTAAGACAATATGCACCCTTCCAATATGATGCAGACAATTCTATGTCCTACTCTTGCGTAAACGGTATAATAATACATATTCCGCGCGCCAATGctacaatataaaataaaataagaaaataaacaaaacagaCATCCTTCTGACAGCCGATTAATTCCGGTCCTCTGTAAATTTGTTTGCCACCCTGAGATATGGATGAAATTTCCAATCAAGAGTGAAAAATTTGGATCCGTCTTCACAGAACAATAATTAGGGAATTAGTGGGCATGTGCTTCTAGGAGGATGTTTGTTGCTACATTGACGTCATTTCTAGCCTGCACTAGAGCCTGTCTGGCAGAGTTCCTATCAAAGCCCATAGAAACCAGAGTACCAATGGAGTCCTCTGTTGGCTCTGTTGCAGACAGCATGGAAGAGGGATAATTTCTCTGAAAGCAAACGAGGAAATTGATGACGTGCATAGAAATATGAAATCAGAACATAACCCAAAAGCTTATATACTAAGTAACTTGTGCTACATAAGCTTAAATGGCTAGCTTCAGGAATATACGTAAGCACTCCTCTATATTCATTTCAAACTTAAAAACTTAATTTGCACACCGATATattccaacaccaaatgacttgcaTCTCATTTAGATTTGCCTCAGTCTACCATTCTGcacatttattttctttcttagaaaacaaaaagaacatatgcaaacaaagaaaatgaaccTTAGAAACCAAACATAAATTTACCAAAAACAACTCAGCCTTGACTTCAGCCAGTAGGACAAAATAAACATATCAAAACAGAATTTGAATATATCATTTTCCAAATTACTTGAGGGTCATAAtgttatttcttttgtttttgtcattCATACTTATTCTGGATCAAGTTACTCTTCTGCATTTAGCGCAGTACAAAATTGGAACCATCGCGAATAAGTCCTCTCATCGTCTCTTTTATTAATGCCACACTCACCACACCAGGAGCAAACTCTTTTATCCCTAATTCTTACGACTGCCAGTCCATCTTAAACATATATGCCTTGCACAACATTCCATATAATAGGGTCCACAAAACTTGCCCTACCAAGTTTTATATAGGGAGGTGAtttccacacaccctttttagCGGGTTCATAAAACTTGCCCTATTTTCCTTTACATATACCTCTACTCATGAACTGTAATCTAACTCACTCCTGGGCAACAACCTGGTCCCTATCCCAGTTTGACTAAACCTGCATTCTATTTTGATCAGCTTTAGTCCTGTGCATTGTGGTGCCACTTTTAGCAAACATGTTCCCGCGAAAGTACTTTATGATTAGTAAGCCTTTGTCTTTCATGGAAAATAGACTCTTTCTTTAGATAAACCGAGAATACATATTAAGTGCCCTTCTAACATGTATCTACAATATTAAAAACAGAAGAATGCTTGCCTCTACTTGCCGAGCTGTGAATGGTGGTGCATTTCCCACAATATTTCTAGATGGTGCTGCTGGTGGAGTCCCCATTGATGGCCAAGAAATCCTTGAAAAGAAAGAGGCAATGACTTCTGGGAACTGTGAAATGAGAAGAGGCATGCACATGAATAAATACGAATGTGTTTTGCAAAATAAGCAACTATTGACCTGATAACTGTTGAAGAGTTAACGTATGTAAATCTAAGAGAGAAATAAGAAGGCAAAAGTACATGCATGACCCAATTCATATCCCTCAGAATGGTGTGATCGACATGCGTTCATACAGACACATGTAGACACAAATCCACCATTAATTGTAACACAATGGAAactccaaaaataaataaataaataaacaaaaatgtaaACAATGCACTTGGTCAAATAAAAGTAATACACTGCAATGAAATTgctgaaaaaaaactgattctgCCCGAAAGTTTAGCAAAATTTGTAACTGATTAAAATCAAGAGTCAAGTATGTCCAATTACTGAAAAGCTGCCATAGTTCACACTGAAAAATCGAAGCTTTAAAAGGCACATTGAGAACATGATCTATCGAACCCCCTAAATTCaggaaaatttattttaaatagcAGTTCACAAAAGTCAagcttttcttttctatttccaaggcctaatctACGATTGTATATCTCAGGGTTCAGAGAGTGAAAAAACATTAATTACTGTCTGAACAGAATGCAAACCCAAACTATTGGCCACATCTTGAAATACAAcgcagaaaaaaaaatgcatggtTTCCTTTACTCTTTTCTTTGGTAAGATCATAAGTGAACCTCAAAAGTCAGATTGAAATATAACCTTTGCTTTGCGGATAGAGAAGACATTTAGATGATATAAGGAACCACAAACGACTCCAAAAATCCCTGGTATGATTGATCGTTTCCAGGATGATAAAAGAAGCTGCAAGGGAGAACAAAATCTAGATTTAGTGCcacgggaaagaaagaaagaaagaacagcTTAGGTGCACATTCTGCAACATATATGGTTAAATGGAGTACTTTGATTGCACACATTTTACCTGTAGACCGGCTAGATATATGAAAGACTTATCTGAGAAGCGAACACCAAATACACGAAAGCGTGTTGAAACTGGAATATCAAAGAAAAAGGGTACAAAAGATGCAAATATAAGACCATAAGGTCCTGAAGTAAATAGGTTGACTGCTGGATCTGCAAAAGACAAGAATTTGACGCCAAACTTTATCAGTGTAATGCacagaaaaaattaaaacaatgcaGAAAACCAGGAAATGAAACAATCTGCAATAATATTCCATCTATAAAGGGTTTTCTTCAAATTCCTTACTAATTTGAGTAACCTCAATCTATGGGCTGTCTACATTGTAAAATTGAAACTTGGCACAAGTAGAAAGGCCAGTGAGCTAATCAACCAGCAGTAGGATATGATTGTGATTTCATCAAGCGCTGATGCTGCCACAACCCATATCAAGAAGCCATGATATCCAGGGTTGCACTAACTATTGTTGTAGAAAGGAAGATGACAACTACCTATTCATCCAAAATATCACTGTAAAATATCATAGATTTCTGTTTTCCAATTGGCGAATTTGGAATTGAGAAATTCAGGTTTGGAAACGCTACAAACATGGCATGGAGGTATCCATGGCCCACTACAAGGCAGGTTTGCATTAGAAGGGTTCAGATTACACAAACCTCAACGAACATCATAAAAACAACTGCTCTAATGCTCTTATAGAAAgaaatatgttttaaaatagATCTTGCCATAGTCAATTTTTCACTAATGATTTCTAAGAGGCTTGAGATTTTCCAAAATAGACAAAGTACTGTCCTGCACAAATAGACAACtgcatgcaagaaaacaaggtAACAAAGGACCAGCGGCATGAAGTcgggaaaataaataaaaggcaAAATAATGACATAAAACTTAATCTACAAACAAAAAGaatgtaaaaaagaaaaaactatccACACCTTTAAGGATTGCTAGAGCAAGAATCTCAAATAGTAATGATACCGTCACAGAGTACAATATGAACACCTGCACAATCAAGGTATACTGATTATTACAGTAAAATCAACATATAatagcaaaaaacaaaaatcaattgCATTCTGCATTGTATTTTATATTGTCGAATGGTGGAAGTGGACACCATTATCAATTAACAAACAAGTCATACATTGATTATTTACTTTAAGTACTTTTCATTTTGTGTGTGGTCAGGGGAGTGGACGTGGCCCACTTGAGTTATATAAGATAGCCTGTAATATATCATCTTATTAATGCACCTCAGTACACCCGCCACACACAACTATGTATCTAGGCCATCCCATATTAGTTTTGGTTCAGATTAAATTTTCTCCTCCATTCACTGGAACTAGTGGTAAAACAAGTGTCCAATGTCCCAGCCACCAAACCCTTGACATATTTGGTTCACTAAAGAATGTGATTGTATGCGGCTGCATTTTCGTGATGGTACAAATGGCAACCATGAACAATGACGTAATAATGGAAGTAAAGGTGGCAATGAGGTGTATGGTGGTTATGGTATGACCACTACCAACAACAGACACATACACAGAATATTACAATGTTGTTGGGCAGAAATTAAAATAACTGAAGCTTGTAAACGTTGAATGATCTTGATAGTCTTAGTGGAATCTAAGAGGTTAGGAAGTGGTGTAGCAGCTGTGATGGAGTATGGAGGCCATATCCCTGTTGTGGCAATAATAAATAAACTGTCAAGTCACAACTCAATTCTTGGAGTCTCACTTCCTTTCATTGGTTCATAAGACTATATTGAAAGTGATGTACTTGGCTTGATGCTCCCCTTTGCTTTTGTTGTTTCTTAAAAGCTTCCTTTATTCTGTTGGTAATGTAAAATATGAAGGGGTTTAACTTGGCTATTCCCAGTCACCTACAAGCATTCTTTGTAAAAATACTTGTCTTTTGGTGGTGGAATGcaagaatattttggaattgtACTGTGATAACTATTTTTGGGTAATTTGGATAAAGAGAAATAGAAGAACTTGTTATATTTATGGAAGGGATGTAGAGGAGATTTCTTGGTAAAAACCTAAAAGGTGAGTTTATGGGCATCCTTATGGGTTCTTTTTTGCCAGCTTTTAGGGATCTTTCACTTCTGTAATTTAGTAGATTGGCGGAGCTGCTGTCGGATAGTTTTTCATTAGCATTGTATTACAATGTAAAGATGTATTTTGGATTGTTTTTAGGTTTGTACCATT is drawn from Malus domestica chromosome 14, GDT2T_hap1 and contains these coding sequences:
- the LOC114821026 gene encoding rhomboid-like protein 20 codes for the protein MNGGPSGFHNAPITRAFVVASGLFTVFFGIQGRSSKLGLSYLDIFGKFRLWKLIVSVFAFSSTPELMFGLYLLYYFRVFERQIGSNKYSVFILYSVTVSLLFEILALAILKDPAVNLFTSGPYGLIFASFVPFFFDIPVSTRFRVFGVRFSDKSFIYLAGLQLLLSSWKRSIIPGIFGVVCGSLYHLNVFSIRKAKFPEVIASFFSRISWPSMGTPPAAPSRNIVGNAPPFTARQVERNYPSSMLSATEPTEDSIGTLVSMGFDRNSARQALVQARNDVNVATNILLEAHAH